The bacterium genome has a window encoding:
- the nadE gene encoding NAD(+) synthase yields the protein MDNLFIGLCQLNFIVGDINGNTEKIIRTIEKAKELKCNFLCFPELSITGYPPEDLLLKNKFIQDNLKAVERIKNKVEDMVVIVGFVNREDSKIYNSAAIIYKRKIIGIYNKKILPNYDVFDEKRYFDEGKKEGIYEINGIKFGITICEDIWHKNDPYAKQIKDGAKYIFTLNASPYHFRKIKERENLVRNICTENNVFLFYTNLVGGQDELVFDGQSFAMNPKGEIIKKASPFEEEILFFSTNEKQEKIIEISEEEEIYKALICGLKDYVYKNNFKKVVIGLSGGIDSSLVATIATDALGKDNVIGVFMPSRFSSSQSFNDAKKLAENLGIKFIVIPIEDAIRIRTGEKGDEAI from the coding sequence AAAATAATAAGAACAATTGAAAAGGCAAAAGAATTAAAATGTAATTTTCTTTGTTTTCCAGAACTTTCAATTACAGGATATCCACCAGAGGACTTACTTTTGAAAAATAAATTTATCCAAGATAACTTAAAAGCAGTTGAAAGAATAAAAAATAAAGTAGAGGATATGGTTGTAATAGTTGGTTTTGTAAATAGAGAAGATTCAAAGATTTACAACTCTGCTGCGATAATTTATAAAAGAAAAATAATTGGGATTTACAATAAAAAAATTCTTCCAAATTATGATGTTTTTGATGAAAAGAGATATTTTGATGAAGGAAAAAAAGAGGGTATTTATGAAATTAATGGAATTAAATTTGGTATTACAATATGTGAAGATATATGGCATAAAAATGATCCTTATGCAAAACAGATAAAAGATGGAGCAAAATATATTTTCACTTTAAATGCTTCCCCTTATCATTTCAGAAAAATTAAAGAAAGAGAAAATTTAGTAAGAAATATATGCACTGAAAATAATGTTTTTTTATTTTATACAAATCTTGTTGGTGGTCAGGATGAACTTGTTTTTGATGGTCAAAGTTTTGCAATGAATCCAAAAGGAGAAATTATAAAGAAAGCAAGTCCCTTTGAAGAAGAGATTTTATTTTTTTCAACAAATGAAAAACAGGAGAAAATTATAGAAATTAGTGAAGAAGAGGAGATATATAAAGCACTTATTTGTGGATTAAAGGACTATGTTTATAAAAATAATTTTAAAAAAGTTGTTATAGGTTTAAGTGGTGGTATTGATTCATCCCTTGTGGCAACAATTGCTACTGATGCTCTTGGAAAAGATAATGTTATAGGTGTTTTTATGCCTTCAAGGTTTTCCTCTTCTCAATCTTTTAATGATGCAAAAAAATTAGCAGAAAATCTTGGAATTAAATTTATTGTGATACCGATAGAAGATGCAATAAGAATAAGGACAGGAGAAAAAGGTGATGAAGCAATTTAA
- a CDS encoding type 1 glutamine amidotransferase: protein MKQFKKCLIIKHKIEEGPGIIEDILKEMGILYKIIELENGEKLPEDIKNIDFIFSLGGPMNVYQEREYPFLKEEEDLIKKIYQFKKHFLGICLGAQILAKTFGAKVNLNFCKEIGFFEVELTENGKKDNIFTGVSETFTCFQYHSDCFELPENGILLVKGKKCLNQGFKIGENLYGFQFHIEINKKLLFDFGVKKVYYKKLEKIKETGEIIIKNFLKKEG from the coding sequence ATGAAGCAATTTAAAAAATGTTTAATAATTAAGCATAAAATTGAAGAAGGTCCTGGAATAATTGAAGATATTTTAAAAGAGATGGGTATATTATATAAAATTATTGAGTTAGAAAATGGAGAAAAATTACCAGAAGATATTAAGAATATTGATTTTATTTTTTCTCTTGGAGGTCCTATGAATGTTTATCAGGAGAGAGAATATCCTTTTTTAAAAGAGGAAGAAGATCTTATAAAAAAAATTTATCAATTTAAAAAACATTTTTTGGGAATTTGTCTTGGAGCACAGATTCTTGCAAAAACATTTGGTGCAAAAGTAAATTTAAACTTTTGCAAAGAAATAGGATTTTTTGAAGTTGAATTGACTGAAAATGGGAAAAAAGATAATATTTTTACTGGAGTTTCAGAAACTTTTACATGTTTTCAATACCATTCAGATTGTTTTGAACTTCCTGAAAATGGAATTTTACTTGTTAAAGGAAAAAAATGTTTAAATCAAGGTTTTAAAATAGGTGAAAATCTTTACGGTTTTCAATTTCATATAGAGATTAATAAAAAATTACTTTTTGATTTTGGAGTTAAAAAAGTATATTATAAAAAGTTAGAAAAGATAAAAGAAACAGGAGAAATAAT